A region from the Sutcliffiella horikoshii genome encodes:
- the yyaC gene encoding spore protease YyaC: MNLKSNFFEKKGGNIRIAHDEVNAYKELALTLQSNLPTGLVYRPIVIVCIGTDRSTGDSLGPLVGTKLHDIKLDNVHVYGTLDDPIHAVNLEEKLAYIQNKHLTPFIIAIDACLGRLKSVGQITIGDGPVMPGAGVKKDLPPVGDMHITGIVNVSGFMEFFVLQNTRLSLVMKMATVVAQSIQELDRSIERKNFLASAARDSEPPFIQTQE, translated from the coding sequence ATGAATCTTAAATCTAATTTTTTTGAGAAGAAGGGAGGCAATATTCGTATTGCTCATGATGAAGTAAATGCATATAAGGAACTTGCACTTACTTTACAATCCAACCTTCCAACAGGCCTTGTGTACCGCCCCATCGTCATTGTTTGCATTGGCACAGACCGGTCAACAGGAGATTCTCTGGGACCACTAGTCGGTACAAAGCTTCATGATATAAAGCTTGACAATGTTCATGTATATGGAACTTTGGACGATCCTATTCATGCCGTTAACCTTGAAGAAAAGCTTGCATATATACAGAATAAACATCTTACTCCTTTTATCATTGCGATTGATGCCTGCCTTGGCAGGTTGAAAAGTGTAGGACAAATTACCATAGGGGATGGCCCTGTGATGCCGGGTGCTGGAGTGAAGAAAGACTTGCCGCCAGTAGGAGATATGCATATTACAGGAATTGTGAATGTTAGTGGTTTCATGGAGTTCTTCGTTTTACAGAATACGAGATTGAGTCTGGTCATGAAAATGGCGACTGTCGTGGCACAATCCATTCAAGAACTAGATAGATCCATTGAACGGAAAAATTTCCTTGCATCTGCTGCCAGGGACTCAGAACCACCGTTCATTCAAACGCAAGAATAG
- a CDS encoding DUF554 domain-containing protein, with protein sequence MVLLGTIVNGICIVLGTLIGKIFTRIPENTKETVMKIIGLAVFLLGAQMGFKSNEFLIVIISLVVGAVLGEWINLDRKLNNVGNWLERKMGSKQQGSVSKGFVTATLIFVIGAMSVVGSLDSGLRGDHQVLYTKSIIDGFTSIVLTTTLGIGVLFSAVPVMIYQGSIALFATQIDRFVPSDLLELLIFEITATGGVMIMAIGMNIIGVTAIRVANLLPGILVAAALVLIRYFFIL encoded by the coding sequence GTGGTTTTATTAGGAACCATTGTGAATGGTATATGTATTGTGCTTGGTACATTAATAGGAAAAATTTTCACCCGTATTCCAGAAAATACGAAAGAAACGGTGATGAAAATCATTGGTCTTGCTGTATTTTTACTTGGGGCACAGATGGGTTTTAAAAGTAATGAATTTCTGATTGTCATCATCAGTTTGGTAGTAGGTGCCGTTCTGGGTGAATGGATTAATTTGGACCGCAAACTGAACAATGTCGGCAATTGGCTCGAACGTAAGATGGGGTCAAAACAGCAGGGCTCCGTATCAAAGGGGTTTGTAACGGCAACGCTCATCTTTGTTATCGGAGCAATGTCGGTTGTTGGTTCATTGGATAGTGGACTTAGGGGCGATCATCAAGTGCTGTACACCAAGTCTATCATTGACGGCTTCACAAGTATTGTGCTGACCACGACTTTAGGAATCGGTGTCCTGTTTTCTGCCGTTCCGGTCATGATTTATCAGGGGAGTATCGCTTTATTTGCTACTCAAATTGACCGGTTTGTCCCATCAGATTTATTGGAGTTACTCATATTCGAGATCACCGCTACCGGCGGGGTCATGATTATGGCGATTGGAATGAATATCATAGGTGTAACCGCTATTCGAGTGGCCAATCTACTTCCGGGAATCTTAGTAGCAGCTGCGCTTGTGCTTATTCGATACTTTTTTATCTTATAA
- a CDS encoding ParB/RepB/Spo0J family partition protein: MGKGLGKGINALFPSIEASKEEAVQEISIKEVRPNPYQPRKYFEPEAIQELKESILQHGILQPIIVRKSIKGYEIVVGERRFRAAKEAKLSKVPVVVRSLTEQQMMELALLENLQREDLTPIEEAAAYQSLMVKLELTQEQLASRLGKSRPHIANHIRLLSLPKSVQELMNDGKLSMGHGRALLGLKRKEKLKAVIDKVLQEHLNVRQLEQLIQQLNESVPRETKKDPEEKDIFLKDHESVLRERFGTSVFIKRTKNKGKIEIEFFSDDDLNRLLELLAQTEE, encoded by the coding sequence ATGGGTAAAGGATTAGGTAAAGGCATAAATGCGCTGTTTCCTTCCATTGAAGCTTCTAAGGAAGAAGCCGTTCAAGAAATCAGTATCAAGGAAGTGCGACCGAACCCCTACCAGCCTCGTAAATACTTTGAGCCAGAAGCAATACAAGAATTGAAAGAATCCATTCTGCAGCACGGAATCCTTCAACCGATTATTGTTCGCAAAAGCATTAAAGGATACGAAATTGTCGTTGGGGAACGCCGTTTTCGGGCTGCGAAAGAGGCAAAACTGTCCAAAGTTCCTGTAGTGGTCCGCTCATTAACGGAGCAGCAAATGATGGAACTTGCTCTTTTGGAGAATTTGCAGCGTGAGGACCTTACACCGATTGAAGAAGCCGCTGCCTATCAATCCTTAATGGTGAAACTGGAGCTGACACAGGAACAGTTAGCAAGCAGGCTTGGAAAAAGTAGACCACATATCGCGAATCATATTCGTCTACTATCCCTCCCCAAATCTGTGCAAGAGCTGATGAATGATGGAAAACTATCCATGGGACACGGCCGTGCATTATTGGGACTCAAAAGGAAAGAAAAATTAAAAGCGGTCATTGACAAAGTACTGCAAGAGCACTTAAATGTGCGTCAATTAGAACAGTTGATTCAGCAGTTGAATGAAAGTGTTCCACGTGAAACGAAAAAGGACCCTGAGGAAAAGGATATTTTCCTTAAGGACCACGAATCAGTATTACGGGAGCGTTTTGGTACTTCTGTTTTTATCAAGCGTACGAAAAACAAGGGTAAAATAGAAATTGAATTCTTCTCTGATGATGACCTGAACAGATTGTTAGAGTTATTAGCTCAAACAGAAGAATAA
- a CDS encoding ParA family protein, whose protein sequence is MGRIIAIANQKGGVGKTTTSVNLGACLAYIGKRVLLVDVDPQGNATSGVGIEKAEVHQCIYDILVEDVEAKKAILPTKVENLSIIPATIQLAGAEIELVPTISREVRLKRALDDVKHLFDYIIIDCPPSLGLLTINALTASDAVVIPVQCEYYALEGLSQLLNTVRLVQKHLNKELMIDGVLLTMLDARTNLGIQVIEEVKKYFQDKVYRTIIPRNVRLSEAPSHGEPIIIYDPKSRGAEVYLDLAKEVVTHG, encoded by the coding sequence ATGGGCAGAATTATTGCTATTGCTAACCAAAAAGGTGGAGTTGGAAAAACGACTACATCTGTTAACTTAGGTGCTTGTTTAGCCTACATTGGTAAAAGAGTGCTTTTAGTAGATGTGGACCCACAAGGAAACGCCACAAGTGGAGTGGGAATTGAAAAAGCAGAAGTCCATCAGTGCATTTATGATATTTTAGTAGAAGATGTGGAAGCAAAAAAGGCAATCCTCCCAACAAAGGTAGAGAACCTTTCCATCATCCCAGCAACCATACAACTCGCAGGTGCTGAAATTGAACTAGTTCCTACTATTTCAAGAGAAGTGCGTTTAAAGAGAGCATTAGATGATGTGAAGCATCTTTTTGACTACATAATCATCGATTGTCCCCCATCTTTGGGCTTATTGACCATCAATGCTTTAACAGCTTCTGATGCAGTTGTGATTCCGGTACAATGCGAATATTATGCACTCGAAGGATTAAGTCAGCTATTAAATACGGTAAGGCTCGTACAGAAACATTTAAATAAAGAACTTATGATTGATGGTGTCTTGCTTACAATGCTCGATGCCAGAACGAATTTGGGTATTCAAGTAATTGAAGAAGTGAAAAAGTATTTCCAAGATAAAGTGTATCGAACCATTATTCCTCGTAATGTTCGTTTGAGTGAAGCGCCAAGCCATGGAGAACCCATCATTATTTATGATCCGAAGTCACGTGGAGCGGAAGTTTACTTAGATCTAGCAAAGGAAGTGGTGACACATGGGTAA